A genomic segment from Melanotaenia boesemani isolate fMelBoe1 chromosome 9, fMelBoe1.pri, whole genome shotgun sequence encodes:
- the schip1 gene encoding schwannomin-interacting protein 1 isoform X4, whose protein sequence is MRETLDKMDGCGRVDHVIRQASSLYLSDDYKEAQKNERESIRQKLALGSFFDDGPGIYTSCSKSGKPSLSSRLQSGMNLQICFVNDSGSDKDSDADDSKTETSLDTPLSPMSKQSSSYSDRDTTEDDSESLEDMDFLSRQKKLQAEAKLALAMAKPMAKMQVEVEKQNRKKSPVADLLPHLPHISECLMKRSLKPTDLRDMTLGQLQVIVNDLHSQIESLNEELVQLLLIRDELHMEQDAMLVDIEDLTRHAESQQKHLAERTLSK, encoded by the exons atGAGGGAGACGCTGgataaaatggatggatgtggtAGAGTAGATCATGTCATCAGGCAAGCGTCCAGTCTCTACCTCAGTGATGACTACAAAGAG GCCCAGAAGAATGAGAGGGAGTCTATCAGGCAGAAGTTGGCCCTGGGGAGTTTCTTCGATGATGGCCCAGGCATCTACACAAGCTGCAGCAAGAGTGGCAAACCCAGCCTGTCCTCCCG GCTGCAGAGCGGCATGAACCTGCAGATCTGTTTTGTCAATGATAGCGGCAGCGACAAGGACAGCGATGCAGATGACAGCAAGACAGAGACCAGTCTGGACACACCTCTGTCACCCATG TCCAAGCAGAGTTCCTCATACTCGGACAGGGACACCACAGAGGATGACTCAGAGTCTCTGGAGGACATGGACTTTTTAAGTCGACAGAAGAAGCTGCAGGCAGAGGCAAAACTGGCCCTGGCTATGGCTAAGCCCATGGCCAAGatgcaggtggaggtggagaaaCAGAATCGCAAAAAGTCTCCAGTGGCCGACCTG CTTCCACACTTGCCTCACATCAGCGAGTGTCTAATGAAAAGAAGTCTGAAGCCCACCGACTTGAGAGATATGACACTGGGGCAGCTCCAGGTTATAGTCAATGACCTGCACTCTCAGATAGAGA GTCTGAATGAGGAGCTTGTACAGTTGCTACTGATTCGTGATGAACTGCATATGGAGCAAGATGCCATGCTGGTTGACATAGAGGACCTCACCAG gCATGCTGAGAGCCAGCAGAAACACTTGGCTGAGAGGACCCTATCTAAATAA
- the schip1 gene encoding schwannomin-interacting protein 1 isoform X5, with amino-acid sequence MVHQENCSYQAQKNERESIRQKLALGSFFDDGPGIYTSCSKSGKPSLSSRLQSGMNLQICFVNDSGSDKDSDADDSKTETSLDTPLSPMSKQSSSYSDRDTTEDDSESLEDMDFLSRQKKLQAEAKLALAMAKPMAKMQVEVEKQNRKKSPVADLLPHLPHISECLMKRSLKPTDLRDMTLGQLQVIVNDLHSQIESLNEELVQLLLIRDELHMEQDAMLVDIEDLTRHAESQQKHLAERTLSK; translated from the exons ATGGTCCACCAGGAAAACTGTTCTTACCAG GCCCAGAAGAATGAGAGGGAGTCTATCAGGCAGAAGTTGGCCCTGGGGAGTTTCTTCGATGATGGCCCAGGCATCTACACAAGCTGCAGCAAGAGTGGCAAACCCAGCCTGTCCTCCCG GCTGCAGAGCGGCATGAACCTGCAGATCTGTTTTGTCAATGATAGCGGCAGCGACAAGGACAGCGATGCAGATGACAGCAAGACAGAGACCAGTCTGGACACACCTCTGTCACCCATG TCCAAGCAGAGTTCCTCATACTCGGACAGGGACACCACAGAGGATGACTCAGAGTCTCTGGAGGACATGGACTTTTTAAGTCGACAGAAGAAGCTGCAGGCAGAGGCAAAACTGGCCCTGGCTATGGCTAAGCCCATGGCCAAGatgcaggtggaggtggagaaaCAGAATCGCAAAAAGTCTCCAGTGGCCGACCTG CTTCCACACTTGCCTCACATCAGCGAGTGTCTAATGAAAAGAAGTCTGAAGCCCACCGACTTGAGAGATATGACACTGGGGCAGCTCCAGGTTATAGTCAATGACCTGCACTCTCAGATAGAGA GTCTGAATGAGGAGCTTGTACAGTTGCTACTGATTCGTGATGAACTGCATATGGAGCAAGATGCCATGCTGGTTGACATAGAGGACCTCACCAG gCATGCTGAGAGCCAGCAGAAACACTTGGCTGAGAGGACCCTATCTAAATAA